CGCGCTGCAGCGATTCCTCTCTGCAGAGCTTCTTTTGTTATATCCATCAGTTTTTCTGCTTTTTGGGAAATTGTTCCAACTTTGTAGGTTCGAGCAGCATCTCCATAAAATCCAGATTTTAGAACACCAACATCGATACCGATAATATCACCTTCCTGCAAAATATCTTCTTTGGAAGCAATACCATGCACAATGCAGGAATTTACTGATGTACACAAAGTAGAAGGAAACGGATCCAAGCCAGGAACTTGATATCCTTTGAATGCTGGAATTCCACCTTCCGATCTGATAAGATCTTCGGCGAAACGATCCAGCTCAAAAGTATTTACACCTGGTTTGATGATACTTTCCAACTTATGAAGAAGTAATGCCACGATGCGGTTTGATTCCCGCATTTTTTGTATTTCCTGCTGATTCTTGATCGTGATCATTCTTCTATTTTCACTCTATATAATAATTAATGAACATTAACCGCGACGTCCGCGCAGTTTACCTTTCTTCATGAATCCTTCGTAATGTCTCATTACAAGATGAGATTCGATCTGTTGCAGAGTATCTAAGGCAACACCAACGATAATGATAAGTCCGGTTCCACCAAAATAGAAAGGCAGATTTGCCCACTTACTCATAAATTCTGGAAGAACAGCTACAAATGCAAAGAACAAAGCACCTGGCAGCGTGATGCGAACCAGAACGCTGTTGATGTAATCGGAAGTTCTTTTTCCTGGTTTACGACCGGGAATAAAACCACCGTACTTTTTCATATTCTCTGCCATTTCGATCGGATTCATCACCATTGCGGTATAAAAATATGCAAAGAATACGATGAGTGTAACATACAATACTGTATAAAGCCAAGCTCCTGGTGAAAGAACCTGCACGATTGAATTCATAAAATCACTATCTTTGAAGAAAGTTGCGATTGTGCGAGGAAACATCAGGATAGCTTGCGCGAAAATGATGGGAATTACACCAGCTGTATTCACTTTTAGTGGAATATGAGTGCTCTGACCGCCATAAACTTTTCTACCCACGATTCTCTTAGCATATTGCACTGGTATTTTACGCTGACCTTCTGTAACCAGCACAACCGAAGCTGTTACTAATACCATTACTACAAGAACAGCAACTGCCAGGAAAATATCCATAGCTCCGGCTCTCACCATTTCGAACATTTGCATAAAACCCTTTGGGTA
This region of Candidatus Cloacimonadota bacterium genomic DNA includes:
- the map gene encoding type I methionyl aminopeptidase, giving the protein MITIKNQQEIQKMRESNRIVALLLHKLESIIKPGVNTFELDRFAEDLIRSEGGIPAFKGYQVPGLDPFPSTLCTSVNSCIVHGIASKEDILQEGDIIGIDVGVLKSGFYGDAARTYKVGTISQKAEKLMDITKEALQRGIAAAREGNRVGDISYAIGSFVMKNGYFVADSLTGHGIGSRLHEDPAVPNFGAAGKGPRLKSGMTIAIEPMVNIGTNRVIEKGWEFFVEDNSLSAHFEHTILIGKNEPEILTLYRR
- the secY gene encoding preprotein translocase subunit SecY, with the protein product MLKSISNIFKIPDLKKKVLFTALILVIYRLGSFIPIPGINASALREFLGSASKSGGNLFGMFDLFVGGNLGRASVFALGIMPYITTSIVIQLLGGVIPFFERLKKEGAEGQKKIAQYTRYGTVFIAAFNAIGISVFLQSGVEGAVPHPGPLFLFTSVITMVTGVMFIMWLGEQITEKGIGNGISLIIFAGIIARYPKGFMQMFEMVRAGAMDIFLAVAVLVVMVLVTASVVLVTEGQRKIPVQYAKRIVGRKVYGGQSTHIPLKVNTAGVIPIIFAQAILMFPRTIATFFKDSDFMNSIVQVLSPGAWLYTVLYVTLIVFFAYFYTAMVMNPIEMAENMKKYGGFIPGRKPGKRTSDYINSVLVRITLPGALFFAFVAVLPEFMSKWANLPFYFGGTGLIIIVGVALDTLQQIESHLVMRHYEGFMKKGKLRGRRG